One Syngnathoides biaculeatus isolate LvHL_M chromosome 4, ASM1980259v1, whole genome shotgun sequence DNA window includes the following coding sequences:
- the tor2a gene encoding prosalusin — MLTFFQVLLLCVCAPVCCVFQTLYCTIADSCDCDFRPNVRDLEWDLYKNIYGQHLAQDMVSEAVARFLADNAPEKPLVLSLHGSSGTGKTLVSGMLARHLYGSAMSSRFIHQFIPTLHFPANGHIELQREQLKSWVQGNVTECSRSVFIFDEMDKMAPGLVDVLEPLLGSSHVVFRTNYRKAIYVFVSTAGAEVINKAALEQREAGLDREEMTSAELQDSIARAVYDNPTSGLFNSSIIRQKLVSAFVPFLPLCRHHVEQCVRAQLCQRGVCGRDDVARAVAADMTYEPSPGHYFSTSGCKSVAAKIDLFL; from the exons atgttaacttttttcCAAGTGCTGCTTCTATGTGTTTGCGCACCGGTCTGCTGTGTGTTCCAGACGCTCTACTGCACCATCGCGGACAGCTGCGACTGCGACTTCAGACCCAACGTCAGAG ATTTGGAGTGGGACCTGTACAAGAACATCTATGGCCAGCACCTGGCCCAGGATATGGTCTCCGAGGCGGTGGCCCGCTTCCTCGCCGACAATGCACCTGAGAAACCGCTGGTGCTCTCGCTGCACGGCTCGTCGGGCACCGGCAAGACGCTGGTCAGTGGCATGCTTGCGCGCCACCTGTACGGCTCAGCTATGAGCAGCCGCTTCATCCACCAGTTCATCCCCACGCTGCATTTCCCTGCCAATGGACACATAGAGCTGCAACGG GAACAGCTGAAGTCTTGGGTCCAGGGCAACGTGACTGAGTGCTCTCGCTCTGTCTTCATCTTCGACGAGATGGACAAAATGGCGCCAGGCCTGGTTGACGTTCTGGAGCCTCTCCTGGGGTCCTCCCACGTGGTCTTCCGCACCAACTACCGAAAAGCCATTTACGTATTTGTCAG cACCGCAGGTGCAGAGGTAATCAACAAGGCGGCCCTGGAACAGCGTGAGGCCGGGTTGGACCGAGAGGAGATGACTTCGGCCGAGTTGCAGGACTCAATCGCTCGGGCCGTCTACGACAACCCAACCA GTGGTCTCTTCAACTCGTCCATCATTCGTCAGAAGCTGGTGTCCGCCTTTGTGCCCTTCCTGCCGCTGTGCCGCCACCATGTCGAGCAATGCGTGCGGGCGCAGCTGTGCCAGCGCGGCGTATGCGGGCGCGACGACGTGGCGCGAGCCGTGGCGGCTGACATGACTTACGAGCCTTCGCCGGGGCACTACTTTTCCACCAGCGGATGCAAAAGCGTGGCCGCCAAAATCGACCTGTTCTTGTGA
- the sh2d3cb gene encoding SH2 domain containing 3Cb isoform X2 — MAYGWLGSLANLSIHRRFTRRKSVASAQDGSRTWLGDDNQAAPQSWGYACSGAMYTHVGTVPRKDRQQRRMNKEEEEEWEGARAPDHVQDSPLLTALSSLSLNTLERLSCAPASPDGCHGAPVQQDVYKSVPAALDVYKGTPAPQDLYVHMDAVSQAVRTHEITKTSQELEQLHSPSDATDGGGEYVKFSKDKKFWLEKQLQEELKFSGADLKSHGWYHGPISGQVSESLVLNHGDFLIRDSESSPGNFVLTVRWDQKTTHFPVQATVMRYGINYSLDQELFDSLPAMVGFYTGTRAPLTRRSTAKIHQPVNRTMPLGYLDQRATSQAEELCPKSPSSVLRQDHQQSERSSSNDDIRDITLHSTYDVPLPSLSKSSDRSLPEPDQESQRPDSDGSCYTELYPGPQSFVERLHAEEGPRGVDLFLPPVVETVSSFMPASYSSPLMPGENKPLDVGILQRVKELLARVDPQTAALHITKWDCTVARILEVHPEMQRMMGVSSGVELLTLPHGQQLRLDLLERLHTMATMLAVNVLGCTGTIEERACALHTMIGIAAELKSNLGNMFGFSAVMRALELPQVTRLEQTWTVLRRRHTEDAVLYEKTLRPFMKSLNEGRESCSASETTFPHMLPLLRLLEKSAAVGGGPEEGEGAKGPEGVEGWETAEAGGDVDVLMFHLAAARSAAQLGAIYAANTRNKLQDFQEQSDISEVFCTEFQMRLLWGSRGAAESQVRRYAKFNQVLTALSNRLEPPLCSAKP; from the exons ATGG CCTACGGATGGTTGGGGAGCCTGGCCAACCTCTCAATTCACCGTCGGTTCACGCGACGCAAGTCCGTCGCCTCGGCACAGGATGGTAGCAGGACGTGGCTCGGTGATGACAACCAGGCCGCCCCCCAGTCATGGGGCTACGCCTGCTCCGGTGCCATGTACACCCACGTGGGAACGGTGCCTCGCAAAGACAGACAGCAGAGACGGATgaacaaggaggaggaggaagagtgggaGGGGGCCAGGGCGCCGGACCATGTGCAGGACTCGCCCCTGCTCACCGCTCTGTCTAGTTTAAGCCTCAACACTCTGGAGCGGCTGAGCTGTGCGCCGGCTTCACCGGACGGGTGCCACGGTGCTCCGGTTCAGCAGGACGTGTACAAAAGTGTTCCGGCTGCATTGGACGTTTACAAGGGTACTCCGGCTCCACAGGACCTGTACGTGCACATGGATGCCGTAAGCCAAGCGGTTCGCACCCACGAAATCACAAAGACCTCGCAGGAACTGGAACAATTACACAG tCCGAGTGACGCGACGGACGGAGGCGGTGAATATGTCAAG TTCTCTAAGGATAAGAAGTTCTGGCTGGAGAAACAGCTGCAGGAGGAACTGAAGTTCAGCGGAGCCGACCTGAAGAGTCACGGCTGGTACCACGGACCCATCTCCGGGCAG GTGTCTGAGAGCCTGGTTCTGAACCACGGCGACTTCCTCATCCGGGACTCCGAGTCCAGCCCGGGCAACTTTGTTCTGACGGTCCGCTGGGACCAGAAGACCACTCACTTCCCTGTCCAGGCCACGGTGATGCGTTATGGGATCAACTACAGTCTGGACCAGGAGCTGTTCGATTCACTGCCAGCGATGGTGGGCTTCTACACGGGAACCAGGGCACCGCTGACCCGCCGGAGCACAGCCAAGATTCACCAGCCAGTCAACAGGACAATGCCACTAGGTTACCTGGACCAGCGGGCCACGAGCCAGGCGGAGGAACTCTGCCCCAAAAG CCCCTCGTCTGTTCTACGGCAAGACCACCAACAATCTGAGCGTTCTTCCTCCAATGATGATATCCGCGACATCA CTCTTCACTCCACCTATGATGTACCGTTGCCATCACTATCCAAAAGTTCAGATCGTTCTTTGCCTGAACCCGATCAAGAGAGCCAGCGTCCAGACTCGGACGGCAGCTGCTACACAGAACTCTATCCGGGCCCCCAGAGCTTTGTGGAGAGACTCCATGCCGAGGAGGGTCCGAGAGGAGTGGACTTGTTTCTCCCTCCGGTGGTGGAGACAGTGTCCTCTTTCATGCCCGCCAGCTACTCTTCGCCACTGATGCCCGGGGAAAACAAACCCCTGGACGTGGGCATCCTGCAGCGGGTTAAGGAGCTCCTGGCAAGGGTGGACCCCCAGACGGCCGCCCTACACATCACCAAGTGGGATTGCACG GTTGCTCGCATCCTGGAGGTGCACCCAGAGATGCAAAGGATGATGGGAGTTAGCTCAGGGGTGGAGCTGCTCACACTGCCACATGGACAGCAGCTTCGATTGGATCTGCTGGAAAG GCTTCACACGATGGCCACCATGTTGGCCGTCAATGTTTTGGGGTGCACGGGCACCATCGAAGAGCGAGCCTGCGCGCTGCACACAATGATCGGCATCGCCGCCGAGCTCAAGAGCAACCTGGGCAACATGTTCGGATTCTCTGCCGTCATGAGAGCGCTGGAGCTGCCTCAG GTGACTCGGCTGGAGCAGACGTGGACGGTGCTGCGGCGGCGACATACAGAGGACGCCGTTCTCTACGAGAAAACTCTCAGGCCCTTCATGAAGAGTCTGAACGAGGGCCGAG AAAGCTGCTCCGCGTCCGAGACCACCTTCCCTCACATGCTGCCGCTGCTGCGTCTTCTGGAGAAGAGTGCGGCTGTGGGCGGGGGGCCCGAGGAGGGCGAGGGGGCCAAGGGCCCCGAGGGGGTCGAGGGGTGGGAGACGGCGGAGGCCGGTGGGGACGTGGACGTGCTCATGTTCCACCTGGCAGCCGCCAGGAGCGCCGCCCAGCTTGGCGCCATCTACGCTGCCAACACCCGCAACAAACTGCAAG ACTTCCAGGAGCAGTCAGACATCTCGGAGGTCTTCTGCACGGAATTCCAGATGCGGCTGCTGTGGGGGAGCAGGGGAGCGGCGGAGAGCCAGGTCCGGCGCTACGCCAAATTCAACCAAGTGCTGACCGCCTTGTCCAACAGGCTCGAGCCCCCGCTGTGCTCGGCTAAGCCTTGA
- the sh2d3cb gene encoding SH2 domain containing 3Cb isoform X1, translated as MKSHKSYGWLGSLANLSIHRRFTRRKSVASAQDGSRTWLGDDNQAAPQSWGYACSGAMYTHVGTVPRKDRQQRRMNKEEEEEWEGARAPDHVQDSPLLTALSSLSLNTLERLSCAPASPDGCHGAPVQQDVYKSVPAALDVYKGTPAPQDLYVHMDAVSQAVRTHEITKTSQELEQLHSPSDATDGGGEYVKFSKDKKFWLEKQLQEELKFSGADLKSHGWYHGPISGQVSESLVLNHGDFLIRDSESSPGNFVLTVRWDQKTTHFPVQATVMRYGINYSLDQELFDSLPAMVGFYTGTRAPLTRRSTAKIHQPVNRTMPLGYLDQRATSQAEELCPKSPSSVLRQDHQQSERSSSNDDIRDITLHSTYDVPLPSLSKSSDRSLPEPDQESQRPDSDGSCYTELYPGPQSFVERLHAEEGPRGVDLFLPPVVETVSSFMPASYSSPLMPGENKPLDVGILQRVKELLARVDPQTAALHITKWDCTVARILEVHPEMQRMMGVSSGVELLTLPHGQQLRLDLLERLHTMATMLAVNVLGCTGTIEERACALHTMIGIAAELKSNLGNMFGFSAVMRALELPQVTRLEQTWTVLRRRHTEDAVLYEKTLRPFMKSLNEGRESCSASETTFPHMLPLLRLLEKSAAVGGGPEEGEGAKGPEGVEGWETAEAGGDVDVLMFHLAAARSAAQLGAIYAANTRNKLQDFQEQSDISEVFCTEFQMRLLWGSRGAAESQVRRYAKFNQVLTALSNRLEPPLCSAKP; from the exons ATGAAGAGTCACAAAT CCTACGGATGGTTGGGGAGCCTGGCCAACCTCTCAATTCACCGTCGGTTCACGCGACGCAAGTCCGTCGCCTCGGCACAGGATGGTAGCAGGACGTGGCTCGGTGATGACAACCAGGCCGCCCCCCAGTCATGGGGCTACGCCTGCTCCGGTGCCATGTACACCCACGTGGGAACGGTGCCTCGCAAAGACAGACAGCAGAGACGGATgaacaaggaggaggaggaagagtgggaGGGGGCCAGGGCGCCGGACCATGTGCAGGACTCGCCCCTGCTCACCGCTCTGTCTAGTTTAAGCCTCAACACTCTGGAGCGGCTGAGCTGTGCGCCGGCTTCACCGGACGGGTGCCACGGTGCTCCGGTTCAGCAGGACGTGTACAAAAGTGTTCCGGCTGCATTGGACGTTTACAAGGGTACTCCGGCTCCACAGGACCTGTACGTGCACATGGATGCCGTAAGCCAAGCGGTTCGCACCCACGAAATCACAAAGACCTCGCAGGAACTGGAACAATTACACAG tCCGAGTGACGCGACGGACGGAGGCGGTGAATATGTCAAG TTCTCTAAGGATAAGAAGTTCTGGCTGGAGAAACAGCTGCAGGAGGAACTGAAGTTCAGCGGAGCCGACCTGAAGAGTCACGGCTGGTACCACGGACCCATCTCCGGGCAG GTGTCTGAGAGCCTGGTTCTGAACCACGGCGACTTCCTCATCCGGGACTCCGAGTCCAGCCCGGGCAACTTTGTTCTGACGGTCCGCTGGGACCAGAAGACCACTCACTTCCCTGTCCAGGCCACGGTGATGCGTTATGGGATCAACTACAGTCTGGACCAGGAGCTGTTCGATTCACTGCCAGCGATGGTGGGCTTCTACACGGGAACCAGGGCACCGCTGACCCGCCGGAGCACAGCCAAGATTCACCAGCCAGTCAACAGGACAATGCCACTAGGTTACCTGGACCAGCGGGCCACGAGCCAGGCGGAGGAACTCTGCCCCAAAAG CCCCTCGTCTGTTCTACGGCAAGACCACCAACAATCTGAGCGTTCTTCCTCCAATGATGATATCCGCGACATCA CTCTTCACTCCACCTATGATGTACCGTTGCCATCACTATCCAAAAGTTCAGATCGTTCTTTGCCTGAACCCGATCAAGAGAGCCAGCGTCCAGACTCGGACGGCAGCTGCTACACAGAACTCTATCCGGGCCCCCAGAGCTTTGTGGAGAGACTCCATGCCGAGGAGGGTCCGAGAGGAGTGGACTTGTTTCTCCCTCCGGTGGTGGAGACAGTGTCCTCTTTCATGCCCGCCAGCTACTCTTCGCCACTGATGCCCGGGGAAAACAAACCCCTGGACGTGGGCATCCTGCAGCGGGTTAAGGAGCTCCTGGCAAGGGTGGACCCCCAGACGGCCGCCCTACACATCACCAAGTGGGATTGCACG GTTGCTCGCATCCTGGAGGTGCACCCAGAGATGCAAAGGATGATGGGAGTTAGCTCAGGGGTGGAGCTGCTCACACTGCCACATGGACAGCAGCTTCGATTGGATCTGCTGGAAAG GCTTCACACGATGGCCACCATGTTGGCCGTCAATGTTTTGGGGTGCACGGGCACCATCGAAGAGCGAGCCTGCGCGCTGCACACAATGATCGGCATCGCCGCCGAGCTCAAGAGCAACCTGGGCAACATGTTCGGATTCTCTGCCGTCATGAGAGCGCTGGAGCTGCCTCAG GTGACTCGGCTGGAGCAGACGTGGACGGTGCTGCGGCGGCGACATACAGAGGACGCCGTTCTCTACGAGAAAACTCTCAGGCCCTTCATGAAGAGTCTGAACGAGGGCCGAG AAAGCTGCTCCGCGTCCGAGACCACCTTCCCTCACATGCTGCCGCTGCTGCGTCTTCTGGAGAAGAGTGCGGCTGTGGGCGGGGGGCCCGAGGAGGGCGAGGGGGCCAAGGGCCCCGAGGGGGTCGAGGGGTGGGAGACGGCGGAGGCCGGTGGGGACGTGGACGTGCTCATGTTCCACCTGGCAGCCGCCAGGAGCGCCGCCCAGCTTGGCGCCATCTACGCTGCCAACACCCGCAACAAACTGCAAG ACTTCCAGGAGCAGTCAGACATCTCGGAGGTCTTCTGCACGGAATTCCAGATGCGGCTGCTGTGGGGGAGCAGGGGAGCGGCGGAGAGCCAGGTCCGGCGCTACGCCAAATTCAACCAAGTGCTGACCGCCTTGTCCAACAGGCTCGAGCCCCCGCTGTGCTCGGCTAAGCCTTGA
- the LOC133498940 gene encoding UDP-glucuronosyltransferase 2A2-like — MYQSTLLTLAALIYAFSGGAAGGKILVFPIDGSHWINMKVVIEELHARGHDITVVRPFDSWYIKPESQLYKTITLNFSSGFDEISFGSFVARMLRLRREGASLWKLLVMEHELVNQFYYINKQVVDMLANVFEDQEMMRNLQEAKYEVVLADPAMGAGVLLAHRLGLPLVLNVRWTIQGEAHLAIAPSPLSYVPIPGAKLTDKMTFRERLKNVMYYLFTRWQAWYVSDAIYKPFVHQYFGPDIHYMELFQSADIWLMRNDFTFEFPRPTMPNVVYMSGFQCKPARPLPADLEDFVQSSGEHGVVVMTLGTLVADLPEDITNEIAASFARLPQKVIWRHQGKRPSTLGNNTLLLDWLPQNDLLGHAKTRVFVAHGGTNGIQEAIYHGVPLVGLPLMFDQHDNLFRMEVRGVAKVLDISTVNQENFLEAINTVLHQPSYSTKMQQLSLLHHDQPIPPLQRAVFWIEFVMRHKGASHLRTDSYKMSAVQYYCLDVAALLMGVILMVAVICVTVLKFLWRCLFYRSKLKKE, encoded by the coding sequence ATGTACCAGTCAACGCTGTTGACGCTGGCAGCACTCATCTACGCATTTAGCGGTGGCGCGGCAGGTGGGAAGATCCTGGTATTCCCCATTGACGGCAGCCACTGGATCAACATGAAGGTCGTGATCGAGGAGCTCCACGCCCGTGGCCACGACATCACAGTTGTGcggccctttgacagctggtaCATCAAACCCGAGTCGCAGCTCTACAAAACCATCACCCTGAACTTCTCAAGCGGGTTCGACGAGATCAGCTTCGGTTCCTTCGTCGCCAGGATGCTCCGCTTGCGGCGGGAAGGCGCCTCCCTGTGGAAGCTGCTGGTAATGGAGCACGAGCTGGTCAACCAATTCTACTACATAAATAAGCAAGTAGTGGACATGTTGGCTAATGTGTTCGAGGACCAGGAGATGATGCGGAACCTACAAGAAGCCAAGTACGAGGTGGTTCTCGCTGACCCGGCGATGGGTGCCGGCGTCCTGCTGGCTCACCGTCTTGGTCTCCCCCTGGTGTTGAACGTCCGCTGGACTATCCAGGGGGAGGCGCATCTGGCCATCGCACCCTCACCCTTGTCTTATGTCCCCATTCCAGGGGCCAAGCTGACAGATAAAATGACATTTAGGGAGCGTCTTAAAAATGTCATGTACTACTTGTTCACACGTTGGCAGGCGTGGTACGTGTCAGATGCTATCTACAAACCCTTTGTCCACCAGTACTTTGGCCCAGACATACACTACATGGAACTCTTCCAGTCTGCGGACATCTGGCTGATGAGGAACGACTTCACTTTCGAGTTTCCACGGCCCACCATGCCCAACGTGGTCTACATGTCTGGGTTCCAGTGCAAGCCGGCCCGCCCGCTCCCCGCTGACCTCGAGGACTTTGTGCAGAGTTCTGGGGAGCATGGTGTGGTAGTTATGACTCTGGGAACTCTTGTGGCAGACCTCCCCGAAGATATCACGAATGAAATCGCTGCCTCCTTCGCCCGTCTCCCCCAAAAGGTGATCTGGAGGCACCAGGGTAAGCGTCCATCCACCCTTGGAAACAACACGCTTCTCCTGGACTGGCTTCCACAGAATGACCTACTGGGCCACGCTAAAACCAGAGTTTTTGTAGCGCACGGTGGCACTAATGGCATCCAGGAGGCCATCTACCATGGTGTACCCCTGGTGGGACTCCCGCTCATGTTCGATCAGCACGACAACCTCTTCCGGATGGAGGTCAGGGGTGTAGCCAAGGTACTGGACATCTCTACAGTGAACCAGGAGAACTTCCTGGAAGCCATAAACACGGTTCTGCACCAACCATCGTACAGCACCAAGATGCAGCAGTTGTCACTGTTGCACCACGACCAACCAATCCCGCCTCTGCAACGTGCTGTCTTCTGGATTGAGTTCGTCATGAGGCACAAGGGGGCGTCGCACCTGAGGACTGACTCCTACAAGATGTCTGCTGTCCAATATTATTGCCTGGACGTAGCAGCCTTGCTGATGGGTGTAATCTTAATGGTTGCCGTCATCTGTGTGACAGTGCTCAAGTTTCTATGGCGATGTTTGTTTTACCGAAGCAAGCTGAAAAAAGAATGA